A section of the Verrucomicrobiales bacterium genome encodes:
- a CDS encoding DUF1501 domain-containing protein, with protein MWIRPEADRVHRAQISRRDMLAKCSTGFGLVALSGFFGANKTFAAANTPLIPTPFAPRPPHFNPKVKSVIFCFMSGGVSHVDTFDPKPRLKRDHGKPMPVPVRPTMFNQNGNIMASPWEFQNHGRSGLPISELFPHIATCADDLAVIRSMTSIANEHAQGNYFLHTGFSLAGFPSAGAWTSYGLGSENQNLPAFVVLASGGSPLGGINNYGNGFLPALHQASFIDPTQEEPLANITPREADSIQRKRLNFISRQDRRHLTRLHGNEQVESAIQNYEIAYRMQSKVPDLVDLRGESEATKQLYGMDSPVREKAEYGRQCLLARRLVERGVRFVELTCLPRPADPGQIGNPWDQHGVLKAGHSEMAFQVDQPIAGLIKDLKARGLFEETLIVWAGEFGRTPFAQSTDGRDHNPFGFSVWLAGGGVRGGTAHGATDDLGYYAVEEVCTVYDLWATVQHLLGLNHEQLTYRFGGRDYRLTDVHGQVIRPILA; from the coding sequence ATGTGGATTAGACCTGAAGCCGACCGCGTTCACCGGGCACAGATCTCCCGGCGAGACATGCTGGCAAAGTGTTCCACGGGATTCGGCCTGGTCGCCTTGTCAGGCTTTTTCGGAGCGAACAAGACCTTCGCGGCAGCCAACACACCGCTCATCCCAACGCCATTCGCCCCTCGTCCGCCGCATTTCAATCCCAAGGTGAAGAGCGTGATCTTCTGCTTCATGTCAGGAGGGGTATCGCATGTGGACACCTTCGATCCTAAACCGCGACTGAAGCGCGATCACGGCAAACCGATGCCGGTGCCTGTCCGCCCGACGATGTTCAACCAGAACGGCAACATCATGGCCAGCCCCTGGGAGTTCCAGAACCATGGCCGCTCCGGACTGCCCATCAGCGAACTCTTCCCGCACATCGCCACCTGTGCCGACGACCTCGCGGTGATTCGTTCAATGACGAGCATCGCCAATGAGCACGCTCAGGGAAATTACTTCCTACATACCGGATTCTCCTTGGCTGGCTTTCCAAGTGCAGGCGCTTGGACCAGCTACGGCTTGGGAAGCGAGAATCAAAACCTGCCAGCCTTTGTCGTATTGGCCAGCGGCGGTTCCCCGCTCGGTGGCATCAACAACTACGGTAATGGATTTCTGCCAGCCCTACACCAAGCGTCGTTCATCGACCCAACCCAGGAGGAACCGCTGGCCAACATCACTCCTCGCGAGGCCGACAGCATTCAACGCAAGCGCCTCAACTTCATCAGCCGTCAGGATCGGCGTCACCTCACTCGCCTGCATGGAAATGAACAGGTCGAATCAGCCATCCAGAACTACGAGATCGCTTACCGGATGCAATCAAAGGTCCCGGACCTCGTCGACCTGCGAGGCGAGAGCGAAGCGACCAAGCAGCTCTACGGAATGGACTCCCCGGTGCGGGAGAAAGCGGAATACGGTCGCCAATGCTTGCTCGCTCGGCGCCTGGTGGAGCGGGGCGTCCGGTTTGTCGAACTCACCTGCCTGCCACGCCCTGCCGATCCAGGCCAGATCGGCAACCCGTGGGACCAGCACGGTGTACTGAAGGCGGGTCATTCCGAGATGGCCTTCCAAGTCGATCAGCCGATCGCTGGATTAATCAAGGATCTGAAGGCGCGTGGTCTTTTTGAGGAGACCCTCATCGTCTGGGCGGGCGAATTCGGCCGAACGCCCTTCGCTCAATCGACCGACGGCCGCGACCACAATCCGTTCGGTTTCAGCGTCTGGTTGGCGGGCGGAGGCGTCAGGGGCGGCACCGCTCACGGAGCCACGGACGACCTGGGCTACTACGCCGTCGAGGAAGTCTGTACCGTGTATGATCTTTGGGCGACCGTGCAGCACTTGCTGGGCCTAAATCACGAGCAGCTCACCTACCGCTTCGGGGGGCGCGATTACCGACTGACCGATGTCCACGGCCAGGTGATACGCCCCATCTTGGCCTGA